From the Papilio machaon chromosome 13, ilPapMach1.1, whole genome shotgun sequence genome, the window TATGTCACTACAGAATGCAACATCAATTacacttaatataataataataattatgtaatgtacaaaaaaaaacgctaCAACTAATTAATGTCTGCTTTCgttcataaatatatagacaaaacaaaaaagcaaattaataaattgaaattttataagtacCAAAGATGGTATACGTTTTTTATGTCCAAAATCCTCATTTTCTTTAGCAGCAAATGTCTTTGgtgaaaagaaatattgtttgtgttaaatgattttttaaataataattataattaacttatgCTAGAGacatatattatttgatacaaaaatcAATGTAAGTAAAGGCTTTGCAACAAAATCAAcacaaaaacacaaattaaattcataaatgaagaaaagtaactttgttctaaattttcatttttggttttgtcatttttaagtactaaaaaaaacttccatTCATTCAAAACTAATTgtgaaacaaaaaacttaaatgttaCTAGtagattcatttttataatctgtaagTCAATTTTGCTGCAGTTCACATTTAGCATACAAAATACTTGACAACATGAGCtatgataatataaaatactacaaATAATACGCACGACTAGTGTTGCAATATTCAAGATATGCTACAGCATTATAGtcattttattctatttaaaacagtaatcaactgtcaaatattatttattaagcagAGGAGTATAATGCAAAGTAAAAGGCAAAACTTTACCCATTCAtaattatatgattatcagTCTGTTTATACAtgctaataatttaatacaatataaatttcgGTCCctcaatttaatattcagcAAATCTTGTTTTTCTTCCTAAAGATTACATTGCAATTTTTCAACGTTTTTCATCTTTATTACAgatgtatacatatatgaaATATGTATACTTAATTTTCAAGCGATCGAAAAACTTGCAATTTATAGTTAAGGTAAAAAAGCAGCTTGTTTACCCCTAATTCATtcacaaataacaataatttcaactttACCACATGAATATGAAGTGCGGGAATgttttaagctttttttttaattgtttttttctactttaattgaaatattgaaagaattgaaaaatatctggactggagttttttttttaactcaagaACATTTTTAAGATTGTTTATATCATATTCATATCATCACATTAAATCATATCATCACTTTGTGTAGTTCAataatatgtatgttaatAGTGAATGagttaacaataaacatattatagtGATAGTGaaaatttgtagaaaattCTTATtcacactattttttttattttttttttgtaaatgataTTTCTAATTGATATTTCTACATTCAGTCTGTCGAGtacaaatttgtatggaatgTATTACAAACAACTTTAGTACATACAtcgtaaatgtaaaaacaatgccaaagtgtaacaattttttcaaattgttaaaaactttttttttatgtctaagTTACGGTGAGTCTACTGTCATAGCAACTGTGTAACAAGAACATAGCTTGATGTACATTcccattagaaaaaaaaaggattatgTAATCTCATATATTTGCTACAACAGTAGAAATTCACAGTAACATTAtcacttataaatataacaataaaaaaacatgttagtACTTTTGTATTAGTGATGACAAAGTgcaaaaaagtattatataaacaaatttacaaagCAATTCATCGACAAATGATGAAGTTATATGCATGttcatgtaaaaattattattatttaataaaacattccaataatttataaatgtgaactTATTggtatatattgaaataagtCAATACTGAAAGATGCATgaaaaaccaataaaataatactttttttttatttatctagcTGCACAAATACTTTAAATGGTATTTGGattgtaaacaattaattaaaataaataaacactttatttttgtttgttcgttagtaataatatttatttttagcacaatttgaatttatcatacatctcaaatgtgattgaaaatacataagtaaaaTGAGATAGAATTTAAGCATTTTAACTTATTGGATGTGAttttttgaacatttaatttattcaatgttatatgtactttattgtatgtttaaatattataaataaagcacATTTTCTTtagcaaaaaatgtttttttattaaatgacacAAACAATATGGAAAATGTGAAAATgattttcactaaaaattaaaacagaacaTCGTATAACTAATTTGtgataagattattttagtcTTATTGAATAAAGGACTCTTCATAttacatgtattttaatagtagTTAGTGGCCAGTGAAGGTAgttacaaaattgtaaatataatggGTGCTAAATAACGATCCGACTTCTCGGGAAAAAACTTGGTATTCTACTTTAAGTCgacgaataataataataataatcaaaaagaatatgaaacaaaaactGATGTCTAGAACATGCCTTTTGTATGCAAATGTAACTTGCTTCATATTTGCAGCTGTAACAAACTAACGAATCCAAATAAATTCAGTATATTGTAATCGTTACAACTCGTTAATTCTTCTCTAAGGGTGACTCTTAGTGTAGAATTTCCGTAGAGTCCTTAGGGTCTCttttagtttacattattatgttaaatttaattggtaGTAACTAAAGGGTCGGCCTTAGTGACCACTGAATGACAGTAAGTGGGTTACATACTTGATGTGGACTACTCGAGGAGTGCTGGTGCGGGCGCTCGATGATGCGAGTGCGAGGAGAGCTGCGCGGCGAGCTGGCGCTGCTGCAGCAGGCAGTACAGGATGCCGGCCTGGGCCATGGCGTCCACCGTGCCTGCCGCCAGCAGGTCGGTGCGCTGCTTGGCGCCCGCGCCAGCTCCCGAAGGCCGCAGCAACGTCGGCCCGAATACCGTCGCGAGATTGTGCAGCGACATCTTGTTCTCGCCCTCATGCTGGTTTACCCTGATACACATTACATCTATtgaagactagctgtcgcccgcgactccgtccgcgtggaattaaaaacaaacgtaataagtagcccatgtgttctttcagactatgttctatatctgtgacaaatttcatcagagTCTGTTCAGCCGTTTCAGAGATGCCTTcaagcatccatccatccatctgaacattcgcatttataatattagtaagattatggtCAATTTTTGAAAATCTAAAATGAATCAGTAAAgcgtcgttattttttttagaaaaataaattagggtATTACTCACTTTACGAAATGGTTGAGCAGGAAGTCGATGCAGTTCTTGTTGAGATCGGGAAGCTGCGCGTAACACTTGAGCAGCGCGTGTCGTCGCGTGTGTGCCGGACCTGAGTCCACCGATGTGCCTACGCCctaacaacaaacaaaataacaaacatgttatttttcaatatctaaatattaattgaatatttttttttaataaaatgttgatatttgattttgaatacagtaTAACTACAACCAGAAGCCATCGATATGACTAACTATACAGAGCATATATCCTCAACTTACAATATACTGACTATATGATATCTAGACGGAATAAATCTACATGGAACTTCTATGTTTGATTAATTATACAAGCTCCATCTATccctttctctctctctctctttcttctaaatttataaaagatgaATGATATATTAGCATACCTGTGCGGAGCCCCAAGCACGCAGCAGTTCAGGGTAGAGGGCGTCGGTGAAGAGCGCTTCGGGCAGCTCGCGCAGGTACAACTTGAGTACGCCCGTCACTGAGTGAATGTCCACCTCCTTCAGCAGCTGCTCCGCCTCGTAAGCATCTGACAACACAAGCACTCATAGAACATCGACATTTTTAAGAATCCAAGATGTAGGATCGCCATTACTCGTGATTGTATGACAAGATCTTTCGTATTTCAACAAATAACACCGTCCTACGATAATAtagtcatttttttaagtaatcttactaatattataaatgcgaatatttagatagatggatggatggatgtttgtttgaaggtatttccagaacgactcaacggatctagataaaatttggcacggttgtagaacatagtctggaagaacacataggatacttataaagtttttttttatgccgcgcggacagtgtCGCAGGCTACAGATAGTATTAAATGGTCTAGGAATTATGTAACAAAGACGATGTAATATTAAAGATGGCGAAGTGTATACATACTTGTCTCGAAGCTCTTCTTGAGTCGGTTGAGGTCGGAGGCGCTGCCGGAGACGCGGTACACTCCCACCTCGTGTATTCCGCGACGCTCCACCTCGCGTACACACGCGCTTATTATGAACGGAATGTTGCGCTTCTCGCGtctaaaaatacaatgaattaacaataaatttcactatcttactaatattataaatgtgaatgtttgaatggatggatatttgaaggtatttctagaacggctcaatggatcttgatggaatttggcacagatatagaacatagtctggaagaagacataaactacttattaggtttttttaattccgcgcaaacggagtcgcgagcgacagccaGTACTCTATaaagatgttaaaattataaccatACTGTCACCTATTATGACTTCAAAGATCACATGGTCGATATATGGCATGAGATATTGTAAATCATTCACcataaattgatatatttaaaacgaaaCATTGCAGATTTAATTAGTGCAtagataatattgttatcatGCAAAATTCGTGAACAAATTCTTAGCAATGTGAAGATGGGTTTGTGTGTGTACTGACTTGGCGACGTGTGTGATCTTAGCACCGAATAGTGCACCGGGCTTGGCTGAGGGTACGCGGCGCGAGGACCGCTCTGGAGGCAGCAGGCGCAGGCGTAGAGGCAACGACCCTCCGCCCAAGCACACTGTGCGCGACACACCCCCACTTGCGCTCTCCGCCACCCACTCCTTGGATAACTGCAATACAATATACGCTTAATGACATTGAATCTGCAACATCTTTTACAGCAACTTGACTGGAAAAAAAGGTTGAAACTTAAACCGAAGTAGTCGCCAGTGGCAGAAAACTACAATGCCATATAACGGCAATGCGGTAGTAACGTAAGTCATACCTTGAGTGTGCATTTCCCTCTTAGCACTGGTCTGGCTGCATCCTCGTACAGCAGCAGACGCAGGTTCTGTGAACCTTCGAGGTCGAGTGTGAAGGTTTCGTTCCAGCGCGGCTGTGCACTGCGGCACACCAGCTTCGACTTGGCCTTGCGGAAGTAGTGCCCGTACGAGTCCACCTCCACCACCACATAGTAATCTAACAACACATTACACACAACGATCACACATCGACGGTTATATTGCTGTAGCTCCAGAGAAGAGACAACTTATGTGACCATCACAAtccataaataaatacgatgATTATAAACTCGATACATTGTCAGCCCTTGTTTTCCAAGGAAGGGTTAGCTGAATAAAGATTGGTACTAAGAAGAGTGGTCTACTGGCAACACCGCGGAAGATTGGCGATGTTTCCTGTATTGATATAGTTATGTTGTAATACCGGCGGCGGTGTCGAGGGGCGCGGTCATGCCCCCGATGTGCAGCTGCAGGTCACCGAGCAGCAGCGAGTCATCGCGACCGCTACGCAGCAGGTACGAGCCCATGTCTGTCTGCAGGTAGCTGCGGCACGCCGTCACCCACGCTTGAAGCTCCAGCATTGATATCGCGTTTGACCCGCCAGGGGGCGCTGATGACGCCtacacaaataattaaaaattcaccaaataataaacatgttttttgtgtttccagaaaataaaatgtttaatggttaaataaagtaaaaaatgcgAGACCTGTAACGCGTGTATGGAATCAATCCACTGCGTGCGCTCGTACTCGGAGCTGAGGAAGAAGATGTGCTGTCGCTGCAGCGCGGTGGCGCCGGGCGGCTTGGCGCCCACGCGGAACACCAGGTTGGGTGAAGCCAGCACCAGCTGCCCCTCCAGCTCCGTCAGCTTCTTGCGCTGCTTCTCCGCGGCGCCGCGACCGCCGATGCGGATTTtctaatagaaaatatacagTACATTTCAATTAACCGTTTTATATAGAGTGACGGTGAAATTGACActctttttttcaatgttaccctttaatttatcacaaaatgtaatttgccataaaatttttagaaataCGGCGTTGACAATAATGCTTATGCAGTTAGTTAAAACTGTTAGTTAAAGAAATTGTAGTGTTATAGTATGGCAGGGGTACCTTGTCATCGTGCACGGCGCGCTCCTCTGCCAGTATCTGGTCGCGCACAGTGGAGGCCTGCGACTTGAGCGCCACGATGTTAGCGGGCGAGGTCTCTCGCGCCtccgccgccgcgcccgcgcccgcgctcTCCTCCTCCACCACCACGATCTCCGGCAGCGGGATGAACCACTTCAGCTCGAACGTGAACTTGTCGCGACCTGACGCCTGCACACAACATACATTCACTATTTTATatacgtatttttatatatgttgaCTATTTTAagtcttacatatttaaaatactataatcaaaaatgtaaagaacagtcttaatactataaaagtgaggatttttattttgttcttacacatattttttctAGCATAAAGAATGATAAAGGGGTAACTTTTTATTACGAGTGAAGTcatcttactattataaatgcgaatgtttagatggatggatgaaatttagcacggttgtagaacatagtctggaaaaacacataggctacttatagttttttttaattgcgcgcgtatagagtcgcaggcgacagctagtttataataattagaatttatatatCTGTAAATGCACTCAACGCTTTAAGACTTAGGTAAAAGCaggtatattataattactacaTACAAATTTACCTTGTATTTGGCACAAGCGATGACATCATTAAAGAGGAACAAATGCCTCAGCTTCCTGTGGCCATCTGACAATTCAACAATAAAGGAGTTCTTCACGAGACGCCTCTGTGCACGATCAGCATTCTGTTAACCAAATGTggttaatgaattatttaataccaaAGATCGAATCAATTTGAACAAATAACTTATACATACGGGGAAGAGTGATTTTGTCTGTATAATGTTGAATTCATCGAGGAAATGTTGCGTCATGTTCAAGGCGTCCGTCAACATGGCGTGATCCGGGTGACTAGCGGGTGTATATTTTATGAGATCCTGAAAATTGGAAAAATTACATCATTATCGAATcgttataacttaaaaatttataggTGGTACAGTACATCttgcaaatattataaactagcttttaccggcgactgcgtccgcgcggaataaaaaatagaaaacggggtaaaaattatcctatgtccttttcctggttctaagctacctgcccaccaactttcagtcaaatcgattcagccgttcttgagttataaatagtgtaactaataggactttcttttatatatataggtgctattgtttggatagatggatggatggacgtttgttagaaggtatcactAGAACGGCTTAGtagatcttgctgaaattcggcatagatgtagaacacagtcgggaagaatacataaactacttattaagtttttgatTTCGCACAGACGGATTCGCGGAGACAGCTAATTTCAAATAAGAGTATACACGAACCCAAGCCAAATTATGACGTAGTTCTCAAATAGGAAATTTTGTATAAGAGACactttaaatacaaagaataatattttttgaaaccttaatttttttaaattatttatgactCTCCTTTAGCGGATTGAGTCAGTATCGAGTTGGAAGTGTGAAGTGTGTCAGTAAGATCTCACATGCAGTACGAGCGCGTTCTTCTGCACCCTGGCGACAGGTTTGTGCAGCAGATCATCTAGCGACATGGGCTGTCCGCGGCATGCGATCTGTCGCGTGAGGTCGGCGAAGCGCGGGGAGCTGCCGCAACGTCGCCGCACCGCGTCCGTCGCACGCCCGTAGTTGTGCAGGAACGCACCGTACACGTTTATGTTCTCCGCCTACATAAAACACGAGATAACAACACTTTCAAAAGCAGCATATACTTAAAGCTGTACTAAGAATTGTTTAATGGTGACTTAAGCGTAGATATCACATACTAAGTGAGACTTAATCATATTTACTCCTACAATTGCGCTTGTATTAGAGGAGTAAACGAGTACTTGAAGGGTTTTTACAAGATTACACTCAGATTTCACTCACTAAACGTACACTAAGGATCTctattagtaacatttaaaCGACACTCAGAATCCAATATTGTTCGATGCATGTGAGTAATAATTACCATCTTTTTGAAATGTATTCCAACAGAGAGCGGCTCTTCCCAACTAGAGACGGCCGCTTTGAGTCCTTCTAGAAAGTTCTTGTGCAGTTCGTGAAGCTCAGATATCTTGTAGAATATCGTGTTGAACTCCTCTTCGGTTATCACAGGTTGTGAAGTCGACAACGTCGCTTTTATTGCATTCATATACTGGAATcataattaaactattaacaataataatcacCGAATAATTATTCTACTAAACTGTTTCATTTCAAGACCTCTTTGAAACTCTCTCAGACAGAGAAAGACAACTTTTGCGGTCATTCATCTAGGTTAGGAACATGTTTTGATTAATACTTTTCGAGTAATTACCTTTTCCATGACGTATAGACACTCAACGTATACGGTCTCGCTCTCAATAATACTGGTGACGATGCAGCGGTGCATCGTGAGCCGCTCTGCCTCCGCATTGCTGCTCGTACTCGACTCCtgtacaaacataaaaacaaacttagtaTAGTTCCCGGCATTTGATTTGGTATGTTCAATGGACCAGTGACCAAGCGAGAGTTCAGAGACCCAGATTTCCTCGTCGCAGTTCATTTAGATCGaagtcaatttaaaattcaggTTAAATGGTATTAGGGGGATGATTTGTAGTTGTTTGGAGGATATATAATGTACTGTGTAGGATATGACTGTAGCGTTTAGTGATTTTAGCAAATTGGAAggcaatatcaaaatatatctgATACAAAGTATTCATAGctattgtatattatacttGACTTATTTTTGCTACGTTCGGTTTTTTGCAACTCCCATGTTAGAATTTTAGTAATTCATTACATTTTCGGCATAAATTAGTAATAAGGAAAATTGTAACTATTATTACAGAAATGAATTTCATATCATTTAAGTcgaattacaaaacatatggtgaaaaaattaaaaaaaaaatgtagtaataaatTCTTGCAATGGCGGGTTGCATAACGAGTTGACCGTGAAAAACAATGGGCCTTTAAATCGCGTTGTTTGGTAACAGCTCGCCAATACATAAACATTCCGATTGATCCTTAAAACTGCAACATTAGAAAACATACACTTTGACTTCGGTGCTTAACTGCAGATATACCATGagtttgaattataaaatactttgtacAATATACTTCTGGCTAATTTCTACAAATGTGTCAAAAGGCGCTGATTTTACTGGCGACAGTAAGTACCTTTTTCTATTgtagtttagaaataaataaaacattaattttaaactatgaCATACTAAACCTCCTTTCTTTAGCAGGTTATGAAATTAATCGGATAGATTTCTCTCCATTTAATGATGCAATTCTTTTTAATGACATAGCTGAGATTATCAACGATTTTGACAGTAATATGGTacgtaaaaataagtttacttagaaattgatttttttattcatactaCAGATCGGCATTTAAAATCTTTCGTTATATTTCGGAGACTCAACTGGAGGAGAAATCCGTTTAGAGAACCAATTACTTTCGAaagatttcttatttataacagtTATTTTAGGTAAGTTTTCGTTAAACATTCCAGTATCCAGTGGCGCCAAGCGAAAGTGATAGCGATGAAAATATCGAAGACTTGTTAACTGAATATCAGCATTATCTAGACAAAGCgcacaaacaaaagaaaatatacgaagagaaatttaaaagtaaaaacaaagtgCCAATGTTGCGTCACGAAAGGTTCTCGAAAATCAAACCGTTCCCGACAAACAAATACGTAGACTATTTTAATTCCTTATCGAGTCCGTTTACGTTCACCGAAAAATCTTATGATAATAATCAACTAGACATTTTTGTGCCTTTTAATCCAgacgtaaaatatattcatagaCCTGAACCTTACAGTAAAAactcgtataaaaataatcacaatGAGAAAGACAAAACGATCACCGATGAAAAGCAATTCATAAATTTACCTTTACTTTCCCCAAGAACGAATTATGATCTTATGAAATCACCTTGCATCTGCAAAGATAATCAAATACCGTGCGATTGTAATTGCAAGCAATGTCTGATGCCGTTCGAAACGACCGCTAACGATAATTTTGATCAATCAAAACACGTAGATTTTGCTGACAACAAAGTACTTTTTCCGTCAATGgcttttaacaataataacatatttgaaaacacTGGATTTTCAAACCGATTACCTGAAGCGGCCGATAATGATCTGAATATACGTATAAAGGTTGACATTCAACTACCGAGAATATTAGAAAGTCTTCTTAAACAGAAGAACCGCAGCCAAGATAAAGATGTAGAAaacgatgaaaaaaaatcgaaagaaACGAGATTCCTTTTTCATTCGCCTGTatcaaaattaagttttcCCATACCGATAGAAATTTTTGGATTGAAAAAGCCAATAAGGCTTAACAAGCATGATTCCACTTCTTTGcacaaaataactattcacaagaaaaagaaatcaaaacTCAATAATAGTAACAAGaaacacaagaaaaaaattattacttttcacAACATAAAATTTGAACCGCAAGTAGttcaagaaataaatttgaatagtaataatagctatatcaataaagaaattgaaaatcgCGACTCTCAGCCACAGTTGCTAACGTTTATAAACAACACTCAAAATACTAACGACACAAATGCACTGAATCAAAGCATACCAGACATAGCACCTTTGATAAATACTAGTACAAGCTTAATCCACGGAAAAGCATCAGAAGCCCCtttcgtaataaataatatggatAACAAAACTTACGATTTCCATAAAACTGAAAACAGTATAGAAGTAGACttcgtaaaaacaatttcgaaTATTTCAACAGCGGTGCCTAAAATCTTAAGAAACAGGCGCTCagctgtaaataataaaacgataAAACACGATGAAAAAGAAAGaccaaatacaaaattaatagaaaagaaaaaaggtgCCACTGCTTTAAAagaaactaatattaaaatattgaacgTCGATTCCGAACTTTTATACTGGccaaataattctaaaatctCTAATAGTACAAGTAtacctaaaaatataactgaaattattttagaaagggaaagtaacaaagtaaaattgaaCATATCCCAAGAGACGTTACGTAACAATCATACGATGGCTCTGGAACACGCAATTTTCGGAAATGTCGATTGGAACGATGTGGATACTATAGCTCCTGTTTTCTTGTCATTTATGGGAAAATATATTAGAGGAATATTGACGTTCTGCTCTCAAAAGACGTGTCACTCCATGAAATGTGTTGATAAATCTTGTATACATAGAATTTGTTCACCAGAAAACCGTTTTAATCACAGAGGACACTGCAATGGATCGAACAGGACAGGTATGGTATTAATATATCGCTGTTTTCTAAATTACTTTTCATCATTACCGGTTCCTTCAATCACGAGATATGTATACTAGTAGaatagataaattttaaaaaaaataatttttcagacAGCGTTGCCACATTGGAAACAGTAATGGATTTACCATCTAATTTAGCATTAGAAATAGTGGATATTTTACAAGACAAAATGTTGGGCAAAGTGTTTGGAAAGGCAACTCTTTGCATTGGCTCCAAATGCATTAGTTTGGTGGCGgcaaagaaaaactttttcaaatcTAAATGTTCTATAAAAGAGTTGGATTCGTCCGGTCActgtagaaatataaaacactcTAAAGTGATGTAATTCTATTGTTTATGTaccattgttttaaaaataaatgcttcATGTGAAAACAGTAAAACTCTGACTTATTACGTTTACCTCATCGAGTACCTGATAAGAAAGCGCGTACTGTTGTGTGCTGGGACGCAACATCATTTGCGATGCAaacgattttaaataatttaaattattcaataatattatttataatagttgTTAATGTGTACCCAAGCACATATCACGCATCTAAAGTAAGTCCAGTAAATTTTGTGCTGCGATTTTTCAACTAgcagttaaattgtttaaactttcgtgagacatcataattaattaattaagaaacggttGCCGACAAAGAAttggtgccgtcaccggacgatcaaacgtgagttaagccgtttcttaattaattagcagttaaaaatgtgaatgattaatcaattttcaacattttagcGTGATACTTTTTACTTGAATCCTTGGGTGAGAAATAGAGGTACAGAatcaaaagttataaaattcgaTGCTGCCGGCATGGTTATAGAAGAAAATATGCCATCGCATACCTTTAACCCAATGAAGAGGCATACAAATCTTGTTGACATCAGGAAActtttcaaaatgtatttcGAACAAGTTTACGGCGAACCTTTGCCCGACAAGAAGCTAAAAATATTGACCCGTTGTATAAATCATGATACAGTATGTCGCTTCCTCAGTTGTCCAGATGTTGTACATTTTTGTGTTCTATGTGAAGTTAACATTACAACAAGCGAAGACGACACTACCACATGTGATATACAACCTACAGGcttcttaaatatattacatttttaaatatgtatataacctATGTATAAAGTACATACCTACCTAATAATTAACTTCACaagaatattttgaaatgtgtTATGAAATTTGTCTTTTTAACGTCCATAatgctttataattttttttatttattaaaatcggtgatgctaattttatttaaatttatgtcgttcataaatatttaagggcctttttacttttaaacgttaaatacaggcttatttaaatatttaatgcatTTTTGGGATGTTATAGTTTTTGAGACCAATATTCCTGtacaaaacatgttgttatgtctgttttgtcaaagatatacAGGGATTTAGATCTCAGAAACTAACGATtagtcaaatttcattaaacaaaacaaatgcatTCCACGGGAACGCTTATCGGTCAAACAATGTTAAAT encodes:
- the LOC106717775 gene encoding active breakpoint cluster region-related protein, which gives rise to MSVFGDFQRVWVQRFPESALPAAWEEDVRANLAKHKQKVAILREELEKEEFYVEYLETLLSDVEKHKAAAQSNRAAPPSGTDTHDDKTSDSKQESNTDSLSKKSEISLTSSNNEELTNEPLETEEVHLRPKPVHIGERSSVNQCITELSTTLAVEARRRCNSEVVQRTEPENDSNAVEQKSPTNAKNRPMSQTGDFVTVIEVNGLKAAENASKKTENSPQSPESATADSTVASKKKVPPKPPPKVFSKRGASLPESGLPEDSPPSSLGRRLRNAESRESIASRASTPSISERVKSYESINSLSSERKRSGGAATPRSIDEEITSTTPDLPEGNDADKSAPVSLESIPAAVPTNEDEPYYDQVPVDINDGEYVYIQAGGTGSSEDASSGTSTLPLSTGAGPTAPSAPSAPTAPRAPDSPTCATAPNYVNIHYFIQQAGEGAEPSEAGAELADSSDTPLLLRTISSDTEASATPPVLRKLQHQESSTSSNAEAERLTMHRCIVTSIIESETVYVECLYVMEKYMNAIKATLSTSQPVITEEEFNTIFYKISELHELHKNFLEGLKAAVSSWEEPLSVGIHFKKMAENINVYGAFLHNYGRATDAVRRRCGSSPRFADLTRQIACRGQPMSLDDLLHKPVARVQKNALVLHDLIKYTPASHPDHAMLTDALNMTQHFLDEFNIIQTKSLFPNADRAQRRLVKNSFIVELSDGHRKLRHLFLFNDVIACAKYKASGRDKFTFELKWFIPLPEIVVVEEESAGAGAAAEARETSPANIVALKSQASTVRDQILAEERAVHDDKKIRIGGRGAAEKQRKKLTELEGQLVLASPNLVFRVGAKPPGATALQRQHIFFLSSEYERTQWIDSIHALQASSAPPGGSNAISMLELQAWVTACRSYLQTDMGSYLLRSGRDDSLLLGDLQLHIGGMTAPLDTAADYYVVVEVDSYGHYFRKAKSKLVCRSAQPRWNETFTLDLEGSQNLRLLLYEDAARPVLRGKCTLKLSKEWVAESASGGVSRTVCLGGGSLPLRLRLLPPERSSRRVPSAKPGALFGAKITHVAKREKRNIPFIISACVREVERRGIHEVGVYRVSGSASDLNRLKKSFETNAYEAEQLLKEVDIHSVTGVLKLYLRELPEALFTDALYPELLRAWGSAQGVGTSVDSGPAHTRRHALLKCYAQLPDLNKNCIDFLLNHFVKVNQHEGENKMSLHNLATVFGPTLLRPSGAGAGAKQRTDLLAAGTVDAMAQAGILYCLLQQRQLAAQLSSHSHHRAPAPALLE